The following coding sequences lie in one Streptomyces venezuelae genomic window:
- a CDS encoding HipA family kinase, whose product MLSHVTAVRYVTPLREGGSLPGLVETDDHGTYGTYVLKFTGAGQGRKTLVAEVICGELARRLGLRVPRLTGIVLDPVLGLGEPDERVQALLKASGGLNLGMEFLSGALGFDPLAHTVDPAEAGRVIWFDALINNVDRSWRNPNLLVWHRDLWLIDHGASMIWHHNWRTADTAAAKPYDASDHVLAPYGPDIAAAAAELAPLVTEELLTEVAAEVPEEWLTDEPGFDGPDDVRRAYVAALLPRAKTIHERITLPGAGPKGVTP is encoded by the coding sequence ATGCTCAGCCACGTCACCGCGGTCCGTTACGTCACACCCTTGCGGGAAGGCGGATCACTGCCCGGGCTCGTCGAGACCGACGACCACGGGACGTACGGAACGTACGTCCTCAAGTTCACCGGCGCGGGACAGGGCCGCAAGACGCTCGTCGCCGAGGTGATCTGCGGTGAGCTGGCCCGCAGGCTCGGCCTGCGCGTGCCGCGGCTCACGGGCATCGTGCTCGACCCGGTCCTCGGCCTCGGCGAGCCCGACGAACGGGTGCAGGCGCTGCTCAAGGCCAGCGGCGGCCTCAACCTCGGCATGGAGTTCCTGTCCGGCGCCCTCGGCTTCGACCCCCTCGCCCACACGGTGGACCCGGCCGAGGCGGGCCGCGTCATCTGGTTCGACGCGCTGATCAACAACGTGGACCGCTCCTGGCGCAATCCGAACCTGCTCGTATGGCACCGCGACCTGTGGCTGATCGACCACGGGGCGAGCATGATCTGGCACCACAACTGGCGCACCGCCGACACCGCGGCCGCCAAGCCCTACGACGCGTCGGACCACGTCCTCGCCCCCTACGGGCCCGACATCGCGGCGGCCGCCGCCGAGCTCGCCCCCCTCGTCACCGAGGAGCTGCTGACCGAGGTCGCGGCCGAGGTGCCCGAGGAGTGGCTGACGGACGAGCCGGGCTTCGACGGCCCGGACGACGTGCGCCGCGCCTATGTGGCGGCCCTCCTGCCACGCGCAAAGACCATCCACGAGCGGATCACCCTGCCGGGTGCCGGACCGAAGGGCGTCACCCCGTGA
- a CDS encoding LysR family transcriptional regulator, which produces MLNLERLRTLDALARHGSVSGAAAGLHVTTSAVSQQMTKLEREVGQQLLAKNGRGVRLTDAGRLLAQHAARILSQVELAQADLEEQRGKAVGELRIAAFPTAMRGLMPATLSALRVDHPGLRVGCQELEPTPAVAAVVRGDLDMAVVLDWYNKPLPIPEGLVKAPLLDDPADVALPAAHPLADRAEVDLEEFADDEWITWAEGEFCHEWLMFTLRGKGIEPRIAHRAEEHHTQLALVAAGLGVCVAPQLGRDPMPAGVRTVPVRHRVRRHVYVVWRADADRRPSIRAAAEALRGAGAGLR; this is translated from the coding sequence ATGTTGAACCTGGAGCGCCTGCGTACGCTCGACGCCCTCGCCCGGCACGGATCCGTCAGCGGCGCGGCCGCCGGCCTGCACGTGACGACCTCCGCCGTCTCGCAGCAGATGACGAAGCTGGAGCGCGAGGTGGGCCAGCAGCTGCTCGCCAAGAACGGCAGAGGTGTGCGGTTGACCGACGCGGGGCGGCTGCTCGCGCAGCACGCGGCGCGGATCCTTTCGCAGGTCGAGCTCGCCCAGGCCGACCTGGAGGAACAGCGCGGCAAGGCGGTGGGCGAGCTGCGGATCGCCGCGTTCCCCACGGCCATGCGCGGCCTCATGCCCGCCACGCTGTCCGCGCTGCGCGTCGACCACCCCGGGCTGCGGGTGGGCTGCCAGGAGCTGGAGCCGACGCCGGCCGTCGCGGCCGTCGTGCGCGGCGACCTCGACATGGCGGTCGTCCTCGACTGGTACAACAAGCCCCTGCCGATACCGGAAGGCCTGGTCAAGGCCCCCCTCCTCGACGACCCCGCCGACGTTGCCCTGCCTGCCGCGCACCCCCTCGCCGACCGCGCCGAAGTGGACCTGGAGGAGTTCGCGGACGACGAGTGGATCACCTGGGCGGAGGGCGAGTTCTGCCACGAATGGCTGATGTTCACGCTGCGCGGCAAGGGCATCGAGCCCCGCATCGCGCACCGCGCGGAGGAGCATCACACCCAGCTCGCCCTGGTCGCCGCCGGCCTCGGCGTGTGTGTGGCGCCGCAACTGGGCCGCGATCCGATGCCGGCGGGCGTGCGGACGGTTCCGGTGCGGCACCGGGTACGGCGGCACGTGTACGTGGTGTGGCGGGCGGACGCGGACCGCCGCCCGTCGATCAGGGCGGCGGCGGAGGCGCTGAGGGGGGCGGGGGCCGGGCTGCGGTAG
- a CDS encoding Rieske (2Fe-2S) protein, with translation MTTYEETPSGPSRRTVVATIGAAGLAAALTACGGGESGGDGTAEGDGGGVLARTSDIPVGGGKIFKDAEVVVTQPTKGEFKAFSSLCTHKGCPVTSVENGTVNCPCHGSKFDIADGSVRGGPAPKPLPAVSITVTGGSIKQA, from the coding sequence ATGACGACTTACGAAGAGACGCCGTCCGGACCCAGCCGCCGCACGGTCGTGGCGACGATCGGCGCCGCGGGCCTTGCCGCCGCCCTCACCGCCTGCGGGGGCGGCGAGAGCGGCGGCGACGGCACCGCCGAGGGTGACGGAGGCGGCGTGCTCGCCAGGACGTCCGACATCCCCGTGGGCGGCGGCAAGATCTTCAAGGACGCGGAGGTGGTGGTCACCCAGCCCACGAAGGGCGAGTTCAAGGCGTTCTCCAGCCTCTGCACCCACAAGGGGTGCCCGGTGACGAGCGTCGAGAACGGCACCGTGAACTGTCCCTGCCACGGCAGCAAGTTCGACATCGCCGACGGTAGCGTGCGGGGCGGGCCCGCGCCGAAGCCGCTGCCCGCCGTATCGATCACCGTGACGGGAGGCTCGATCAAGCAGGCCTGA
- a CDS encoding DUF3037 domain-containing protein, with protein MTEQTAPRRDVFEYALVRVVPRVERGEQFNAGVVLYCRAKSYVAARTHLDEAKLLALDPAADTAGIRAALGAVERICEGGEAAGQAERDDAGRRFRWLIAPRSTVLQPGPVHTGLTADPEAEVDRLLDLLVK; from the coding sequence GTGACCGAGCAGACCGCGCCCCGACGGGACGTCTTCGAGTACGCGCTCGTGCGCGTCGTGCCGCGCGTGGAGCGCGGCGAGCAGTTCAACGCGGGCGTCGTGCTGTACTGCCGCGCCAAGTCCTACGTCGCCGCCCGCACGCACCTGGACGAGGCGAAGCTCCTCGCCCTCGACCCGGCGGCGGACACGGCCGGGATCCGGGCGGCGCTGGGCGCCGTCGAGCGGATCTGCGAGGGCGGGGAAGCGGCCGGCCAGGCCGAGCGCGACGACGCGGGGCGGCGCTTCCGCTGGCTGATCGCGCCGCGCTCCACGGTGCTGCAGCCCGGCCCCGTGCACACCGGTCTCACGGCGGACCCCGAGGCCGAGGTGGACCGGCTCCTCGACCTGTTGGTGAAGTGA
- a CDS encoding DUF4239 domain-containing protein translates to MVLIIVVAVLALLAGLAANRYLRPRLMSEDDDTGMAVKDLVGPLLTLTVLLLAFVLVTANGSYGKAEVASRGEARAVDQLVESAEYAPDAQRGKIQADAVCYARAVREREWSAMADGKGSSAPSVWSTDLRRVFREVEGKPVFGMLVSADHKRSDEREERLTQATASIPGVILWFLLATLVITVAALGVCLPRRNNRGQIITLTVITALLTSTLCIIRDVDRPFGGIIDVEPTAMTEVQRQATRDFLAHHKAAELPCDDKGDRRSS, encoded by the coding sequence GTGGTCCTGATCATCGTCGTAGCCGTCCTGGCCCTGCTCGCGGGCCTCGCCGCCAACCGCTACCTGCGGCCCCGCCTCATGAGCGAGGACGACGACACCGGCATGGCCGTCAAAGATCTGGTCGGCCCGCTGCTGACCCTGACCGTGCTGCTGCTCGCCTTCGTCCTGGTGACCGCCAACGGCTCCTACGGCAAGGCAGAAGTCGCGTCACGCGGCGAGGCACGGGCCGTCGACCAGCTCGTGGAATCCGCCGAGTACGCGCCCGACGCGCAGCGCGGCAAGATCCAGGCGGACGCCGTCTGCTACGCCCGCGCCGTACGCGAGCGGGAGTGGTCCGCCATGGCCGACGGCAAGGGCTCGTCGGCGCCCAGCGTCTGGTCGACGGATCTGCGCCGCGTCTTCCGCGAGGTCGAGGGCAAGCCGGTCTTCGGCATGCTGGTCTCCGCCGACCACAAGCGCTCCGACGAGCGCGAGGAACGTCTGACCCAGGCCACCGCGAGCATCCCCGGCGTCATCCTCTGGTTCCTGCTCGCCACCCTGGTCATCACCGTGGCGGCCTTGGGGGTCTGTCTGCCCCGCCGCAACAACCGCGGGCAGATCATCACCCTGACCGTCATCACCGCCCTTCTGACCTCCACCTTGTGCATCATCCGGGACGTCGACCGCCCCTTCGGCGGCATCATCGACGTCGAACCCACCGCCATGACCGAGGTGCAGCGCCAGGCCACCCGCGACTTCCTCGCCCACCACAAGGCCGCCGAACTGCCGTGCGACGACAAGGGCGACCGCCGGTCCAGCTGA
- a CDS encoding cysteine hydrolase, which yields MPSYEKYEKLREILDPATTALLTVECQQGVVGTESALPELAAEARSSGALANVARLVAAAHQYGVQVLHAVAERRPDGRGASHNARLFRAAERLPVQQLSGTAAVRIAPPIEVADEDFVVRRLHGLSPVAGTDVDPLLRNLGCRTLLVTGVSSNVAIPNAVFDAVNLGYTAVVPADAIAGVPADYTPAMIRNTLALVATITATQDVLAAWKLPGPAVRPA from the coding sequence ATGCCGTCGTACGAGAAGTACGAAAAGCTCAGGGAGATCCTCGACCCCGCCACCACCGCCCTGCTGACCGTCGAGTGCCAGCAGGGCGTCGTCGGCACCGAGAGCGCCCTGCCCGAACTCGCCGCCGAGGCGAGGTCGTCCGGGGCCCTCGCCAACGTCGCCCGGCTGGTGGCCGCGGCGCACCAGTACGGCGTCCAGGTGCTGCACGCCGTGGCCGAGCGGCGGCCCGACGGGCGCGGGGCCAGCCACAACGCCCGGTTGTTCCGGGCCGCCGAGCGTCTGCCCGTGCAGCAGCTCTCGGGCACCGCGGCCGTACGGATCGCGCCGCCGATCGAGGTGGCCGACGAGGACTTCGTCGTACGCCGCCTGCACGGCCTGTCACCCGTCGCGGGCACCGACGTCGACCCGCTCCTCCGCAACCTCGGCTGCCGCACCCTGCTGGTCACCGGGGTCTCCTCCAACGTCGCGATCCCGAACGCCGTGTTCGACGCGGTGAACCTCGGCTACACCGCCGTCGTGCCCGCCGACGCCATCGCGGGCGTCCCCGCCGACTACACGCCGGCCATGATCCGCAACACCCTCGCACTGGTCGCCACCATCACGGCCACACAGGACGTGCTGGCCGCCTGGAAGCTGCCCGGCCCGGCGGTCAGGCCTGCTTGA
- a CDS encoding pyridoxamine 5'-phosphate oxidase family protein gives MAVTQRRGRRIMMTPEELDAFLAAERTCRVATVSPDGAPHAGTLWFAWDGTSLWLYSTTRSKRWAHLRKDPRIAVVVDTGEEYGELRGVELSGTVEFVGEIPRTGDPCPELDAPERLFAQKVFGLDEMPHDGRHAWLRLTPDAIASWDFRKLAGLGRSS, from the coding sequence ATGGCCGTCACGCAGCGCCGGGGTCGCCGGATCATGATGACGCCGGAGGAGCTCGACGCGTTCCTCGCCGCGGAGCGCACCTGCCGGGTGGCGACCGTGTCACCCGACGGCGCGCCGCACGCCGGCACGCTCTGGTTCGCGTGGGACGGCACATCGCTCTGGCTGTACTCGACCACCCGCAGCAAACGCTGGGCCCACCTGCGCAAGGACCCGCGGATCGCCGTGGTCGTCGACACCGGCGAGGAGTACGGCGAGCTGCGCGGCGTGGAGCTGTCCGGCACGGTGGAATTCGTGGGCGAGATCCCCCGCACGGGCGACCCCTGCCCGGAACTCGACGCCCCGGAGCGCCTGTTCGCGCAGAAGGTCTTCGGGCTCGACGAGATGCCGCACGACGGCCGTCACGCATGGCTGCGCCTGACGCCGGACGCCATCGCGTCCTGGGACTTCCGGAAGCTGGCCGGCCTCGGCCGGTCGTCGTAG